In the Nocardia asteroides genome, CAGCGCGGCGACACCGGCGGGCAGCGGCGCGGCGAAGAGGCCGGGCAACCGGTCCTCCGGCACAACGGGATCTTCGGATTGCGTCAACACGACCTCCACGGCGACAGGGCAGCGCTACATCCGCATCCACACCGATGCGGAACGGGGACAGGGGTTTTCGGACGATCCGAGCTGAGGAGCGGACCACCGTGGTCCGACGGCCGGAGCGTAACACGGCGCGCCGGGAGCCGCCCGAAGATCGGGTTCACCGAGCGGTCACTCGGTAAATGCAATTCTCGGGCAATTCGGGCAGCGCGCTGGACCGTCGCGAATGAATTGCGCGGTCGACGCCCGGAGGACTGGATAGCTCGTGGTGTGCGGCGTGGCCGTTTCGGCCATCCGAATGCAAATAGTCGCCCGTCCAGTTCTGTGCATTTTCACATGCTTGCCGAGACCTGTTGACGCTGAAGCGCTCTCGATCTAATCTCGAACCCGGCACCCGGCCGGTCGGCATGTTGCGAGGATTGGGAATCCTCCGTGCCGGCAGTTGTGAAATTCGACATCGCTGTCGAAGGGTGATCCCGGTACTCGTCGTCGCCGACGAGGTTGCATACTCTCCTTGGCTACCCGCGCTACGCAGTATCGCTGCGCTGATGCGGGGAAAGGTCGGTCAATCATGTCTGTCGACGTATCCATCCGCGACGATATCGCCGAATTCCTGCGTGCCCATTACGACGTCGATCTGGACGTCGTCTCGCCCGATTCGACGCTGGATGACCTCGGCCTCGATTCCCTCGGCGTCCTCTCGGTCGCCGATCTCATCGAGAACAAGTACGGCATCTCGCTGGACGACGAGCGAATCGCGTCGGTGCGCACCTTCACCGATCTCATGGGGCTGATCCGGCTCAAGGCCGCCGAAGCCTCCTGATCGGCGCGTCCTCCTTTCCTCGCGTTTCCGCACAGCCCCGGTCACCGATCCGAAAAGGCACGACTCCATGGACGCTTACATCACCGCAACCGGCCGCTTCCTCCCCGGCGAGCCCATCACGAACGACGAGATCGAGGAGTACATCGGCAAGGCGGGTCGCGCCTCGTCGGATCTGAAGGACCAGATCCTGCAGAACAGCGGCATCAAGACGAGGCACTATGCCATCGACAAGGACCAGAACACGGTCTACTCCAATGCCCGCATGGCTGCCGAGGCGGTGCGCGCGGCGGTCGACCGGGCCGGCCTGACGCCGGAGGGCGTGGAGATGCTGGCCGCCGCCACCACGCTCCCCGACCTGATGGGGCCGGGCCACGCCAGCATGGTGCACGGCGAGCTCGGCTATCCGCCCATGGAGATCGTCACCACGCACGGCATCTGCAGCTCCGGAATGATGGCGTTGAAGAATGCCTATCTGCAGGTGAAGGTCGGCGAGAAGCGAACCGCGCTCGCGGTGGCGAGCGAGCTGGCCAGCCGCGGCTTCAAGCACACGCGCTACGCCGAGATGAAGACCACGACCGAAGACGGCTCGCTGCCGATGGAGACCGCCTTTCTGCGGTACATGCTCTCGGACGGAGCCGGTGCGGCGGTGGTCTCGGATACCGCGCCCGCGGATCGCACGAGCCTGCGGATCGATTGGATCTCGCTGACCTCGTACGCGAACACCGAGAACGCCTGCATGTACTTCGGCAGCACCAAGAATTCCTGCGAGAAGACCTGGGGCGATTACCCCTCGGCGTCGGAGGCCGCCGCGGCGGGCGCCCTCGCGCCGCGGCAGAAATTGTCGCTGCTACCGCATCTGGTGCGGGTCGGAATCGACGAGTACGAAAAACTCGCCAATGCCGGGAAATTCGATCCGGATACCGTCACCTGGTTTCCCGCGCACTACTACAGCGAACGCATGAAAACGATGCTGACCGGAGAATTGAAACGGCGCGGCGTCTCCGCGGGCCGCCCGGAGGCGTGGTTCAGCAACCTTACGCAGGTGGGGAATATCGGCAGTGCGAGTATCTATGTCATTCTGGACGAAATGCTCACGCAGAATCTGGTGCAGCCCGGTGACACCCTGCTCTGCATGGTGCCGGAATCGGGACGATTCGCCATCTCGTTCATGCACCTGACCGCGGTGCGCGGCCCGATCGAACATTCGGGCGCCGCATGACGGGACATACCGGAATCCGGGCGGTGCGGCCCGGTGGCGCCGTCGGCGCCGACACCAGGCCGGTCGTGGTCTTCGAGTACTCGCAGACCGGCCAGCTCACCGAGGTGGCCGATGCGCTGGTCGCCCCGCTCGAGGCGGCGGGCAGGCCGGTGCGCCGGGTGCGCTACGCCCCGGCCGAGCCGTACCCGTTCCCCTGGCCGGTCGCCCGGTTCTTCGGCGTATTCCCCTCTGCCACAGACGAATCGGCGCGGGTCGCGCTCACCGTCGATCCCTCCGAGCTGTACACCGGGCCGGACGAACTGGTGATCCTGGCCTACCAGGTGTGGTATCTGGCGCCGTCGGTACCGGTGCGCTCGCTGCTCGCCGCGCACCCGGAGCTGTTCGCCGGGCGCGATGTCGTCACCCTGGTCGCCTGCCGGAACATGTGGTACTCGGCGGCCGCCGAGGTGCGCCGCACGCTCACCGCGGCAGGCGCCGCGGCGGTCGGCACCGTCGCCGCGATCGACACCAGGCCGCAGGGCATCACGCTGGTCACCACGCTGCGCTGGCTGTTGCTCGGCTCCAGGGACGGGTTCCTGGGCAGGGCCGGGGTCGGCGCCGACGAGCTGCGCCGGGTCGGCGCGGTCGGCGAGAGGCTCGCGGCGGCCACCGGGCCGGACGAGACCGCACAGGCGCTGGCGGGTGCGGCACCGGTGGTCCCGGTGCTCGCCGCCGCGGATCTCGTCGCCGGACAGGTCTTCCGGCGCGCGGGTGCGGTCATCCGCCCAGCGCGCGGTGCGGCCAGGGCAGCCGGGCTGCTCGGCTTCGCGCTGACGCTCGGCGTCGCCATCGTGACCGGGCTGCCCGCGCTGGTGGCGGCCCGGCTGCTGCTCGGCAAGCGGTTCGACCGGGTGGTGCAGGCCCGGCTGACCGGGGTGGGCGCCGCTGCGAGTGCGGGAGCAGCGCGGTGAGCGCCCGCGTCGCCGTGGTCGGGGCGGGCCCGGCCGGGTTGGCCGCCGCGTACGCGCTCGGGCGGCACGGCGTCGAGACCGTCGTGCTGGAGAAGCGCACCCGGCCCTCGACCCACCCGCAGGCCACCCTGGTCAATGTCCGCACCACGGAGATCCTCCGCGAGTTCGGGCTCTTCGACGCCGCGCTCACCGCGGGCACCCCGCTGGAGCAGGCCGCGCGAGTGCGCTTCCTGACCGCGGTCGCAGGCACCGAACTCGGCCGCCTCGAGCTGATCGAGGACACCGACAAGCTCATGCGGCTCGCCGCGCAGAGCCCGGCCCGGCCGATGCTCTGCCCGCAGAACCGGTTGCAGGAGGTGCTCGCCGCCGGGCTCGCCGGGCTCCCCGAGGTCACGCTGATCACCGGCGCGACCGTCGAGGCGGTCTCGACCGGAGCGGACGGCACCGTGCTGGAGTACACCGACGGCGCGGGAGCACACCGGCTGGCCGCCGACTACGTGCTGCTGGCCGAGGGGATGCACGGCGCGCTGCGCGAGCAGGTCGGCATCACCGGGACGGCCGGTCCCCCGCTCGGCAGCCTGCTCGACGTGCACTTCCACGCCGACCTCGGGGACTGGCTCGGCGGCGCCGAGAGCGTGCTCTCCTGGATCGTCAACCGGGAGCTGCGCGGCGTCCTCATCACCGTCTCCCCGGAGCAGGACGAGTGGCTGCTGGAGATCCCGCTCACCGCCGCCGACGGCGACCGTACCGGTGACGCCGCGGCCCTGGTCGCCGCTGCCATCGGCGCTCCGGTCGAGGTCGACATCACCGGCGTCCGCACCTGGACCATGGGCAGCACCGGGATCGACCGCTGGCGGGACCGCTCGGGCCGGGTCTTCGCGCTCGGCGACGCCGCGCACACCTTCCCGCCCACCGGGGGGTTCGGCATGAACACCGGCATCCAGGACGCGCACAACCTGGCCTGGAAGCTGGCGGCGGTCCTGGCCGGCTGGGCGGACGACCGGCTGCTCGACACCTACCGGCCCGAGCGGGAACCGGTGGCCGGGTTCAATGCCGCGCAGAGCGAGCACAATGCCCGCGCGATGGCCGAGTTCGGGGCACTGGCGCTGGCCGCGCCGGACGCGGCGGCGCTCTCGACCGGGATCGAGGAGCAGCGCCCGCACTTCGATTTCTACGGCCAGGCACTGGGTTTCCGGTACGGGGTGGAGCCGGTGGTCGACGACGTCATCGACTACACCCCGGAGGTGCGCCGGGGCAGCCGGGTGCCGCACCACTGGCTGCGCGCCGCCGACGGCACCCCGATCTCCACGCTCGACCTGGCGGGCAGCGGCTTCGCGCTGCTCGCCGCCGAACCGGCGGGCGCGGCGTGGGCGGACGCGGTCGGGTACGCGCACCTGATGAACACCGTGCCGGTCACCGCGGTCACCGTGCTGGCCGGCCGCCGAACCGGCAGCGGGACCACGGGATTCGGCGATCCCTCCGGCGCGGCGACGGCGGCGCTGTTCGCCGAGCCGGGGCAGGCCGTGCTGATCCGGCCGGACGGCCATGTGGCGGCCGTGCTGCCGGGCCGCGACCCCTACAACGAACTCATCGCGGCCGTGATCCGCGCCGTCACCGACGGTTCCAGTACAGCGGAGGTATTCGTATGAACGCAGTGGAGACGGCGGCGCGGCTCGCCGCCGACACCGGGAAGGCGAGCCGCGCCCAGATCGAGGATCTGCTCTCCGGTGAGCGGGCGCGGGTGCGCCGGGTGGTCGAGGTGCTGCCCGCCGATGATCTGAGCTGGGCGCTCGGCACCGAGGTCGGGGCGCAGGCGCTGCGCAACGCCATCGCGCTGATGCCCGAGTACTACCTGCCCGGCCGGTTCGACCGCGAGGTCGCCGTCCGGTTCGAGATCACCCGCCCGCCCGGCGAGACCGTGGTGGACACCGTCTCCTTCGGCCCGCAGACCTGCCGCGTGCTCGGCCCGGAGCATCCGGGCGCGGTGGCGCTGACGGTGTACCTGGACGGCGCCGGCTTCGCCCGCATCGCCACGGGCCTGGACAAGGGCATGGAGCTGATGATGCGCGGCGAACTGCGGGTGCAGGGCGACGTGCAGGTCGCGATGAAGATGGAGGCCTTCTTCGGCCTCGACCCGAAGGGGAAGAAGCGATGAACGGCGACCGCAAGCGGGTGGCGATCACCGGGATCGGGCTGGTCACGCCGATCGGCATCGGCACCGAGCTGTACTGGAAGCAGCTCACGGCCGGGGTCAGCGGCGCCCGGCTGATCGAATCCTTCGATGCCTCGTTCAACCGGGTCCGGATCGGCGCGGAGGTCACCGGCTTCGACCCGTCGGACTGGCTGGAGTACAAGGACGCCAGGCGCTTCGACCGGGTGGGGCACCTCGCGGTCGCCGCCTCCGACCTGGCGCTGAACGACCAGGGCATCGACGGGCTCGACCGCTCGGAGATGGCCACCGTGATCAGCTCCGCGCTCGGCGGCACCGCCACCGCGGTGCAGAACATCGAGGCGCGGGCCGGGGGCCGCAATGCCTCACCGCTGTTCATCCCGATGACGATGGCGAACTTCGCGGCCTCCGCGGTCGCCTTCCGGCACAAGCTGGGCGGGCCGAGCTACGCCCCGCTCAGCGCGTGCTCCTCGTCCGCGGACGCGGTGGGCCAGGGCTACCGGATGATCCGCGACGGGTACGCGGAGTCGGCGCTGGTCGGCGGCGCCGAGGCGGCCATGAGCCCGGTCGTGCTCTCCGGTTTCACCAGCATGCGGGCGCTCTCCGCGCGCAACGACGACCCGAAGGGCGCGGGCCGCCCGTTCGCCGCGGACCGGGACGGCTTCGTGCTCGGCGAGGGCGCGGGCATGCTGGTGCTGGAATCGCTGGAGTCGGCGCGCGCCCGCGGCGTGCACGTCTACGCCGAGATCTGCGGCTACGGCCAGGTCGTCGACACCCACCACGTCACCGCGCCGCGCGCGGACGGCGCCTGCGCGGCCAAGGCCATGCGGCTGGCGCTGCGCGAGGCCGGCGCCGAGCCCGAGCAGGTCGGCTACATCAACGCGCACGGCACCGGCACCATCCTGTCCGACCCGGCCGAGACCAAGGCGGTGCACACCGCGCTCGGCGCGCACGCCCGCTCGGTCGCGATCAGCTCGACCAAGCCGATGACCGGGCACATGCTCGGCGCCACCGGCGCGGTGGAGGCGGCGACCTGCGCGCTGGCCATCGATCGCGGCCAGCTCCCGCCCACCATCAACCACACCGTCCCCGATCCCGAGTGCGACCTGGATTACATCCCGAACGTCGCGCGCTCGGCGAATGTCGAACTCGCGCTGTCGAATTCGATCGCGTTCGGCGGGCACAACGTGACCCTTGCCTTCCGTCGCCCCGCTGACGAGGAGAACTGACCGTGGAACTCACCCGCATCGGCACCGTCACCGCGCACCTCAAGCCACCGCAGATGATCGGCCCCGGCCCGTACGGCATCCGGATGTTCATCGAGATCATGGACGGCACGCTGGAGGGCGACCCCTCGGTGCCCGAGGTGAACTCGATCGCGGGCACGGTGCTCCCCGGCGGCGGCGACTGGGTGCTCATCGGCGCCGACGGCTGGGCCCGGCTCGACGTCCGGGTCCAGTTCCTGACCTCGAACGGCGCGGTGGTCTTCGCCGAGTTCTTCGGGCTGATCGAGATGACCGACAAGGTGCAGGACGCGCTCATGTCCGGCGCCGCCACCGAGTTCGACGATCAGTACTTCCGGGTCACCCCGCGGCTGGAGACCGGTGACCCGCAGCTGGAGTGGGTGAACCAGGCGGTCTTCCTCGGCGAGGGCCGCTTCGTCGAGGGCTTCGGCCTGCAGTACGTGATGTACCGGGTCGGCTGAGCCGATGGCCGCACCGGAGAACGCCGCCGTGGTCGTCGACGACCTGCGGGTGCGGCGCGGGGAGACGGAGGTCCTGCGCGGCCTGTCGTTCACCGTGCCGCCCGGGGCCGTCACCGGCCTGCTCGGGCCGAGCGGCTGCGGCAAGACAACCCTGATCCGCTCGATCGTCGGCGTCCAGCAGCTCGGGTCGGGCAGCATCACGGTGCTCGGCGCACCGGGCGGCAG is a window encoding:
- a CDS encoding 3-oxoacyl-[acyl-carrier-protein] synthase III C-terminal domain-containing protein, which produces MDAYITATGRFLPGEPITNDEIEEYIGKAGRASSDLKDQILQNSGIKTRHYAIDKDQNTVYSNARMAAEAVRAAVDRAGLTPEGVEMLAAATTLPDLMGPGHASMVHGELGYPPMEIVTTHGICSSGMMALKNAYLQVKVGEKRTALAVASELASRGFKHTRYAEMKTTTEDGSLPMETAFLRYMLSDGAGAAVVSDTAPADRTSLRIDWISLTSYANTENACMYFGSTKNSCEKTWGDYPSASEAAAAGALAPRQKLSLLPHLVRVGIDEYEKLANAGKFDPDTVTWFPAHYYSERMKTMLTGELKRRGVSAGRPEAWFSNLTQVGNIGSASIYVILDEMLTQNLVQPGDTLLCMVPESGRFAISFMHLTAVRGPIEHSGAA
- a CDS encoding FAD-dependent monooxygenase — encoded protein: MSARVAVVGAGPAGLAAAYALGRHGVETVVLEKRTRPSTHPQATLVNVRTTEILREFGLFDAALTAGTPLEQAARVRFLTAVAGTELGRLELIEDTDKLMRLAAQSPARPMLCPQNRLQEVLAAGLAGLPEVTLITGATVEAVSTGADGTVLEYTDGAGAHRLAADYVLLAEGMHGALREQVGITGTAGPPLGSLLDVHFHADLGDWLGGAESVLSWIVNRELRGVLITVSPEQDEWLLEIPLTAADGDRTGDAAALVAAAIGAPVEVDITGVRTWTMGSTGIDRWRDRSGRVFALGDAAHTFPPTGGFGMNTGIQDAHNLAWKLAAVLAGWADDRLLDTYRPEREPVAGFNAAQSEHNARAMAEFGALALAAPDAAALSTGIEEQRPHFDFYGQALGFRYGVEPVVDDVIDYTPEVRRGSRVPHHWLRAADGTPISTLDLAGSGFALLAAEPAGAAWADAVGYAHLMNTVPVTAVTVLAGRRTGSGTTGFGDPSGAATAALFAEPGQAVLIRPDGHVAAVLPGRDPYNELIAAVIRAVTDGSSTAEVFV
- a CDS encoding acyl carrier protein gives rise to the protein MSVDVSIRDDIAEFLRAHYDVDLDVVSPDSTLDDLGLDSLGVLSVADLIENKYGISLDDERIASVRTFTDLMGLIRLKAAEAS
- a CDS encoding DUF3237 domain-containing protein, producing the protein MELTRIGTVTAHLKPPQMIGPGPYGIRMFIEIMDGTLEGDPSVPEVNSIAGTVLPGGGDWVLIGADGWARLDVRVQFLTSNGAVVFAEFFGLIEMTDKVQDALMSGAATEFDDQYFRVTPRLETGDPQLEWVNQAVFLGEGRFVEGFGLQYVMYRVG
- a CDS encoding SCP2 sterol-binding domain-containing protein; translated protein: MNAVETAARLAADTGKASRAQIEDLLSGERARVRRVVEVLPADDLSWALGTEVGAQALRNAIALMPEYYLPGRFDREVAVRFEITRPPGETVVDTVSFGPQTCRVLGPEHPGAVALTVYLDGAGFARIATGLDKGMELMMRGELRVQGDVQVAMKMEAFFGLDPKGKKR
- the fabF gene encoding beta-ketoacyl-ACP synthase II, which encodes MNGDRKRVAITGIGLVTPIGIGTELYWKQLTAGVSGARLIESFDASFNRVRIGAEVTGFDPSDWLEYKDARRFDRVGHLAVAASDLALNDQGIDGLDRSEMATVISSALGGTATAVQNIEARAGGRNASPLFIPMTMANFAASAVAFRHKLGGPSYAPLSACSSSADAVGQGYRMIRDGYAESALVGGAEAAMSPVVLSGFTSMRALSARNDDPKGAGRPFAADRDGFVLGEGAGMLVLESLESARARGVHVYAEICGYGQVVDTHHVTAPRADGACAAKAMRLALREAGAEPEQVGYINAHGTGTILSDPAETKAVHTALGAHARSVAISSTKPMTGHMLGATGAVEAATCALAIDRGQLPPTINHTVPDPECDLDYIPNVARSANVELALSNSIAFGGHNVTLAFRRPADEEN